TGAGGGTGTCGCGGGAGATATCGTCGTCTTCTACGATCAGGATTTTCATCGGAGTGGAGCGCTTGGGGCTCCTTTCGCCATCGGCTTTCCTCAAGCGGCCTTTAGGGGCATTGTTCGTTTATTCGCTGGAAAAATGTAAATGCGGCCCGAAGATGGCCGCCCCTATGAATCCTGTTCTCAAGCTGTTACTCGAAGGCGCCAGCCTGTCCACGGCCCACATGGCCCAAGTGGCGGGGTTGTCTGAAGCCGAAGTCGAACAGCACCTGGAGCAGCTGAAAAAAGATAAAATCTTACTCGGCTGGCGTCCGGTGCTCGATCTCTCGCGCGAGGCCGCAGCCGAGGCAGCCGTGGAGGCCGTGATCGAGGTGCGCATCACGCCGGAGCGCGAGGGTGGTTTTAACCGCCTGGCTCAGCGCATCAGCCGTTTCGACGAGGTGAAGAGCTGCCTGCTCGTTTCGGGTGGTTATGATCTGCTCGTGATCGTGCGCGGCCGTTCGCTGCAGAGCGTCGCCGCGTTCGTTTCGGAAAAACTCTCCAGCATCGAGGGTGTCCTCTCTACCGCCACGCACTTCCTGCTGCGTCGCTACAAGGATCAGGGCTTCCTGCTTGAGACCGAGGAAAGCTCCAGCCACCGCCTCAACGTCGCGCCCTAACGCGCGACCTTTACAGCCATGCAAAGCAATCCCTCCAAGTGGGTGGCGGGACACGTTTCCACGCTACCCAAGAGCGGCATCCGCGATTTCTTCGAACTCGTCGCTAAAATGAAGGGCGACGCGAGCGTGATTTCCCTCGGCGTTGGTGAACCCGATTTCACCACGCCTTGGCACATCCGCGAGCACGCCATCTACGCTCTCGAACGCGGCAAGACCTACTATACGTCCAACCTCGGCATGCCGGAGCTCCGCAAGGAGATCTCCCGCTACGTCGCCAAACACTTCGGCGTCGACTATCGGCCCGACGATCAGGTGATCGTGACGGTGGGCGTTTCCGAAGCGCTCGATCTCGCTTTCCGCGCCTTTATCAATCCGGGCGACAAGGTGATGTATCACCAACCGTGTTACGTTTCCTATCACCCGAGCATTCAGCTCGCCCACGGTGAAGCCATCGCGGTGCCGACTTACGCCAAGGACAACTTCGCCCTGACCGCCGAGGCCCTCGAGGCCGCCTGGCAACCCGGCGCGAAGATCCTCATGCTCAACCTGCCGTGCAACCCGACCGGCGGCACCTGCACGCGTGAGCAGATCGAGCGCATCGCGGCCTTTGCCCGCGAAAAGGACCTGCTCGTGCTCTCCGACGAGATCTACTCGGAACTCACCTTCGAGGGCGAACACGTCAGCATCGCGTCACTGCCGGGCATGGCCGAGCGCACCATCTTCCTGCACGGCTTTTCGAAAGCCTTCGCCATGACCGGCTGGCGCATCGGCTACGCTTGCGGTCCCGCGGTCCTCATCGACGCCATGATGAAGGTCCACCAATACGCCATGATGTGCGCCTCCATCATCGCCCAGGAGGGGGCCCTCGAAGCCTTGCGCAATGGCGAGGAAGCCGTCGCCCGCATGCGCGAGCAATACCATCGCCGCCGCGATCTGGTGGTGCGCCGCTTCAACGAGATCGGGCTC
This portion of the Actomonas aquatica genome encodes:
- a CDS encoding Lrp/AsnC family transcriptional regulator, producing MNPVLKLLLEGASLSTAHMAQVAGLSEAEVEQHLEQLKKDKILLGWRPVLDLSREAAAEAAVEAVIEVRITPEREGGFNRLAQRISRFDEVKSCLLVSGGYDLLVIVRGRSLQSVAAFVSEKLSSIEGVLSTATHFLLRRYKDQGFLLETEESSSHRLNVAP
- a CDS encoding aminotransferase class I/II-fold pyridoxal phosphate-dependent enzyme, which gives rise to MQSNPSKWVAGHVSTLPKSGIRDFFELVAKMKGDASVISLGVGEPDFTTPWHIREHAIYALERGKTYYTSNLGMPELRKEISRYVAKHFGVDYRPDDQVIVTVGVSEALDLAFRAFINPGDKVMYHQPCYVSYHPSIQLAHGEAIAVPTYAKDNFALTAEALEAAWQPGAKILMLNLPCNPTGGTCTREQIERIAAFAREKDLLVLSDEIYSELTFEGEHVSIASLPGMAERTIFLHGFSKAFAMTGWRIGYACGPAVLIDAMMKVHQYAMMCASIIAQEGALEALRNGEEAVARMREQYHRRRDLVVRRFNEIGLTCHSPRGSFYAFPQVTSSGLNEKAFAEGLLKEQKVAVVPGTAFGTNGSGHVRACFATGYEQLIDACDRMERFVAGQQQGKVST